One Nerophis ophidion isolate RoL-2023_Sa linkage group LG06, RoL_Noph_v1.0, whole genome shotgun sequence genomic region harbors:
- the LOC133554492 gene encoding uncharacterized protein K02A2.6-like, giving the protein MDTDHKPLELIFKNQKSKPPERWALRLQPYKFKVVHKAGKSNPADYMSRHPQTLHQCVTTDDMDTEIHVRFIAKHAIPKAMTLQEVKKETVKDPVLLHLKEVIHSGDWTHLYDGPSEFDHSMLKAFHNVREELAVLDDGSLILRGNRLVLPQTLQTRALALAHEGHQGVVKTKQLLREKVWFPGIDKQSEELVSQCIPCQSSVLRTEHQPLQMSELPTGPWKNVSVDFCGPLPCGDYLFVMLDEYSRFPFVEITSSTSAHTIIPVMDKILSLVGTPEVVKRDNGPPFSGNIFGDFAHYLGFHHRKITPYWPQANAVVESFNRPLIKAVHTAMVEGKPWKQELYKFLRNYRATPPHTTNRSPAELFFGRPMSIKLPSISHPTDDNDLRQTDAQRKTKMKLYADERRNAVHSQLKQGDVVLIRQRRTGKMVTPFNPKPYKVISVKGTMVTAKRHGHEVTRHRSLYKLRKHEPSVPLNCDSDSSEDDDEDSTGYQVHDQGRQRQQSPNQDQRRYPIRADRRLPRRLLD; this is encoded by the coding sequence ATGGACACAGACCACAAACCACTGGAACTGATTTTCAAAAATCAGAAGTCCAAACCCCCAGAAAGATGGGCTCTTAGACTCCAACCCTACAAGTTCAAAGTGGTCCACAAAGCGGGGAAATCTAATCCAGCAGACTATATGTCACGCCACCCACAAACTCTCCACCAGTGTGTGACAACTGATGACATGGACACTGAAATCCATGTCAGGTTCATCGCAAAACATGCAATCCCCAAAGCAATGACTCTCCAAGAAGTGAAAAAAGAGACAGTCAAGGATCCAGTGCTGCTACACCTGAAAGAAGTGATTCACTCTGGCGACTGGACCCACCTGTATGACGGCCCCTCGGAATTTGATCACTCAATGTTAAAAGCCTTCCACAACGTCAGGGAAGAACTCGCAGTCCTGGATGACGGCAGCCTCATCCTTAGAGGCAACAGACTGGTACTGCCACAGACGCTACAAACTAGAGCGCTAGCTCTCGCTCATGAAGGACATCAAGGCGTGGTTAAGACCAAGCAGCTACTCAGAGAAAAGGTCTGGTTCCCGGGAATAGACAAGCAATCAGAAGAACTAGTGTCTCAGTGCATCCCATGTCAGTCATCAGTACTGAGAACGGAACACCAGCCACTACAAATGTCGGAACTCCCAACTGGACCCTGGAAAAATGTCTCCGTGGACTTTTGCGGTCCCCTACCCTGCGGTGATTACCTGTTTGTTATGCTGGATGAATACTCAAGATTCCCCTTCGTCGAGATCACATCCTCAACCTCAGCACACACAATAATCCCTGTTATGGATAAAATACTTTCCCTGGTGGGCACGCCAGAAGTCGTGAAGCGTGACAACGGGCCCCCATTCTCAGGCAATATATTCGGTGACTTTGCTCACTACCTCGGCTTCCACCACAGGAAAATCACACCATACTGGCCACAGGCCAATGCAGTTGTTGAAAGTTTCAACAGACCTTTAATCAAGGCTGTGCACACTGCCATGGTTGAAGGCAAGCCATGGAAGCAAGAATTGTACAAGTTCCTTCGCAATTATCGTGCCACTCCTCCCCACACCACCAACCGGTCTCCAGCAGAATTATTCTTTGGTCGACCAATGTCGATAAAACTGCCCTCCATCTCTCACCCCACCGACGACAATGACCTCAGGCAAACTGATGCACAAAGGAAGACGAAAATGAAACTATATGCGGATGAAAGGAGGAATGCTGTGCACTCACAGTTAAAACAGGGTGATGTTGTCCTGATACGTCAGAGAAGAACCGGAAAAATGGTCACACCATTCAATCCTAAGCCATACAAGGTCATCTCAGTGAAAGGAACAATGGTCACCGCAAAAAGACATGGACATGAAGTCACCAGGCACAGGTCCCTGTATAAGCTTCGTAAACACGAGCCATCTGTTCCACTGAATTGTGACAGTGACAGcagtgaggatgatgatgaggacaGTACCGGCTATCAGGTTCATGACCAGGGTCGACAACGACAACAAAGCCCGAATCAAGACCAGAGGAGATACCCAATCAGAGCAGACAGACGACTCCCAAGGAGACTCTTGGATTAA